The region CGACCTATGGACGCGGCGTATGGCAGATTCCGCTGCTCACTGCGGCATCTCCGGCGCAGCCCGCTATCACGCCTTCTCCCACTGCGTTAAGCTATGCCGATCAGGCGGTCGGCACGGCGAGCGCTCCCATCAGCATTACCATCACGAACAGCGGCAATGCTCCCCTGACCGTCAGCCGCATCGACATCAGTCTTTCGGCGCTTGCACTTGGACCGCAGGCGGAGTTCTTCGAGACGAACACCTGTACAGATTCTCCGCTTCCGGCAGGGCAAAGCTGCACGATCTCGGCGAGCTTCGCGCCTGCAGCTACTGGAGATCGCTCGGCCACGATGACCATCTTTGCGAATATCGCGGGCGGACAGGTGACGATTCCGCTCTCCGGCAAGGGAACGCCGGGGAGTCCAGTCGTGCTGACGCCTTTGTTTGTGGACTACGGCACGGTCGATGTGAACGCCGGCAGCGCTGTCCAGAACGTCACGATCTCAAACACCGCAACCTTCGACATTGCGCTTGGAACGCCTGCGGTCAGCGGGGATTACCGCATCTCCGCGAATACCTGTACGGGCCTGCTGAAGCCTGCGAGCGGATGCACGGTTGGGATTGTGTTTACGCCGACAGCATCCGGGGTGCGTTCCGGCAGTTTGAACGTGACGGCCAACGGGTCGAACCTTACGGCATCGCTGACAGGGCGTGGTGTGCTGCCTGCGACCGATGGCCTGGCTCCGGCGCAGCTTACCTTTGCGGCGCAGCCGCTAGGCACATCGAGCGCACTCCAGAACGTCGTTCTGACGAACACCGGCGACAAGGCCCTGACCCTGATCGCAGCCGCGACGACCGGCGACTTCATCGCGGTCAACTCCTGCGGGAACTCGCTGGCGGGCCACTCCACCTGCAGGATCGGGGTGATCTTCCAGCCGACAGCGCTGGGGCAAGCGGCGGGAACACTGACCCTCTCGGACCAGTACCGCACGCAGAAGGTTGTACTGAGCGGGACGGGAATCGCCCCGCCGGGCGTCTCGCTGTCTCCCTTATTCGGCATGAGCTTTCCGGCAACCGGCGTCGGGCTGAACTCTGTTCCGCAGACTGTTACGTTAACGAATAATGGCGGGACTCCGCTGTCTATCTCAACCATTGCGGTCAGCGGCGATTTTGCCATTGCGCCAGGAGGCAACGCCTGCACCGACACTGTTCCTATCGGCTCTGCCTGCACCCTGCAGATCGCCTTCAGGCCGACGGCCGGAGGCGTCAGGAAGGGTGCGCTGACCATCAGCGACAGCGCCCCAGGTTCGCCGCAGACGCTTCCGCTCACCGGTTCCGGGGTGGCGTTCTCGCTGGCGTTCAACGGCCCTTCAACGGTGACTACCTCGAGCGGACAGAACGCCGTGTTTCCGCTGCTGCTGACGACTGGGCCCGTCGTCAGCGGAGCAATGATCGCGCTGACCTGCACAGGAGCGCCGGTCAATTCCACCTGCAACATCACGCCTTCCACAATTCCAGTGGATGGAAATGCGGCGACGGTTGCAGTGACGGTACTGACGGGAGTTCCGAACCTGGTGCAATCGCACAGGCCAAGGCAGTATGTGTGGTTTGCGCTGGCGCTTCCGGTGGGACTGCTGGGACTGCGACGGAGACATCTGGCCGCTGCTGCGCTGCTGTGCGTTCTGCTGGTTGCGGGCGGCTGCGGAGCAGGACGGCTGATTCCCGCATCCGGTGGTCCAGGCTCCGGCAGCGGAAGCACCAACACGGTGACTCCCAACGGAACCTACACGATCGTGGTGACGGGAACGAGTGCCGGGCTGACGCGCAGCGTCGACCTGACGCTGGTGGTGCAGTAGAGCGATGCTAAGCGGCACGTCCGGCGCTCGCACCGGAGGCCCATGCCCACTGGAAGTTATATCCCCCCAGCCAGCCGGTGACGTCGACGACCTCGCCGATGAAGTAAAGCCCTGGAACTTTGCGGCTCTCCATGGTCTTCGCGTCCAGCTCTGCTGTGTCGACGCCGCCAGCGGTGACCTCGGCCTTGGTGTAGCCTTCCGTGCCTGCCGGAACCAGCCGCCATGCGTGCAGGTCGCGCTCGAATCTCTCCAATGCAGCGTTCGACCATCCTGCTGGAGGAAAGACGGTGAGCCAGCGTTCAGCGAGCCGCGCAGGAAATATGCCGCGGAGCGCTGCTAACGCTGTCGCGCGATCGCGGCGCGATGTGCTGGAAAACAGGGGTGCCAGTACGTTGACTTCGGGCGCAAGGTCAAGCTCGATAGCCTGCCCCGGCTGCCAGTACGAAGATGCCTGTAGGATCGCCGGGCCGCTCAGGCCGCGGTGCGTAATCAGCATCTTCTCGCGGAACCAGACTGGGCGCTTGCCGCCATTCGCCGCTGCAACCACCTCGGTCGAGAGGCCGGAGAGGTCGCACCAGCGCTCATGGTCCTGCGGATTGAGGACCAGCGGAACCAGCGCGGGGCGGCAGGGCACGATGCCGAGTCCGAACTGCTCGGCAATCAGATAACCGAATCCGGTCGCTCCCATCTTCGGGATGGAAAGGCCGCCGGTTGCGACGACCACAGAGGCGGCGTGGAAGCTGCCCACCGAGGTCTCGATGATAAAGCGGTGGTTGTTGTTGGCGTCTTCCGCTCTCTGGACGCGCTCGATCTTTACGCTGGTGATGATGCGCACGCCCGTGTCGCGGCACTCGCGCTCCAACATGTTGACCATGTCGTGCGCGGAGCGGTCGCAGAAGAGCTGGCCCAGCGTCTTCTCGTGATACGGAATCCTGTGCTTTTCGACCAGTGCGATGATGTCGCTCGGGGTGAAGCGGGCCAGCGCGGATTTGGCGAAGTGAGGATTGCCCGAGAGGAAGCTCTCGGCGCGGCAGTGGAGGTTGGTGAAGTTGCAGCGGCCGCCGCCAGAGATAAGGATCTTTTTGCCGATACGCTCGGCATGGTCGAGGACGAGGACGCTGCGGCGGCGGCGTCCTGCTTCGATGGCGCACATCAGCCCGGCGGCGCCTGCTCCCAGTACCACTACATCCACGTTCTGCACAGAGTCCTCAGCTTCGATGCTATCAACCGCGTGCGCTGCATGGGCTCGACGGTGTGCGACCATGAAGAGATGGCGAAAGAGAGACGAGAGCGGGCACCGCAGTTGCAGACAGGACAGCCTCACGGCCCCGCAGTTGTGATTGCGCGCAGGGCGGCCGACCGGCTGCGTTCCGGGCATCTGTGGGTGTATCGGTCCGATGCGGAGGCGTTGATTCCACGCGAGAACGAGGAGGAGATCGCGGCGGGTGCCCTGGTGACTGTGGTCGACAGCAGGGGAATTCCGCTCGGAACAGGTCTCTACAGCACATCCTCGCAGATTGCGGTTCGCATGGTGAGTGCCGAGGCGAAGCTTACCCGGCCGGCTTATCTTGAACAGACGCGAAGCCGCATCGCTGCCGCGCTGGCACTGCGCGAGGAGCTTTCCCCGTTCTCAAAGGACAATGACTCCTGCCGGCTCATTTTCGCGGAGGCGGACGCTCTGCCGGGCATCGTCGCCGACCGATATAACGATCTCGTCATCCTGCAGCTTCTGGCGCAGGGGACAGCACAGCCTGACGTCCGTGAGGCGCTAACGGAAGCACTGCGCGAGCACCTTGGCGACGCCATCGCAACCATCGTCGAGCGGCCCGATCCCCGTATCCGCGAGCTGGAGGAGCTGGATGCCCCGGCAACTTCTCCGCTGTGGTCGACTGCTGATGCCAAGCTGACGACGGTCTTTACGATCAACGGTGTGCGCTTCCACTATGACGCAAGCGCCGGGCAAAAGACGGGGGCATTTCTGGATCAGCGCCTGAACTACGCGGCAGCCGCGAGACATGCGCGAGGCGTTGCTCTGGATATCTGCACCTATCAGGGCGGTTTCGCCCTGCATCTGGCGCAGAGCTGCGAGCGCGTGACGGGAGTCGATGTGAGCCTTGCGGCCCTTCAGGTTGCAGACCGCAACCTTCTGCTGAATCCTTCGCTCCGGGCCGAGGTGGACTGGATTGAAGCGGACGCCTTCGAGCTGCTGCGCGAGTACGAAGCGACCGGTCAGCACTACGACACCATCGTGCTGGACCCACCAGCTTTTGCGAAGTCCAAACGCGCCGTAGAAGGCGCACTGCGCGGCTACAAGGAGATGAACCTGCGGGCCATGAAGATGCTGCGTCCGGGCGGAACGCTGGTGACCTGTTCGTGCTCACACCACGTGGGCCGGGAGGAGTTCACTGTGGTGATCGCGGCAGCCGCTGCCGACGCGCGGCGCCGAGTGCAGGTGCTCGAGGTGCGGGGCGCGGCGCTCGATCATCCGGAGATTCTGACGCTACCCGAGACTGCTTATCTGAAGTGCCTGATCTGCCGGGTGGACTGAGTTCGCCCTCTCGAGGGCTCACCACGATGAGACGGTCACGAGGAGAGATGGTGGGCGTGAGACGCATTTTCTGCTATTGACCATCTGTACCAGAACTGTGGTACAGTCCACGACATGATCTTTCGAGTGAACCCCGCCTCCGGCCATCCTCTGTACCTGCAGTTGATGGAGCAGGTCCGTCACGCAGTCGAAACCGGCGTGCTGCAGGACGGCGACGTGATGCCGAGCATTCGCACGCTTGCTGAGGAATTGGTCATCAGTCACAACACTGTGGCGAAGGCGTACCTGGAGTTGCAGCATGAGGGCCTGCTGGAACTTCGTCACGGTTCCGGGGCGTACATTTCGGCTCCGCGAAGCGCGAAGGCACGGTCGATCAAGCTGTTGGAGGCACAGGAGCGTGTGCGCGGCGTGGTCGCCGAGCTGCTTGAGGACGGCTTTGCTGCCGAAGAGATTCGGCGGCTTTTCGAGGCGCAGCTTATCCATAAAACAACTGCGAGGCGGTCATGATTCCAGAGCGTGTGATTCAGACCAGCGAGCTGACGAAGAAGTACGGAAGTTTTTGTGCGGTAAACCAGTTGAACCTCAGCGTTCGTGCTGAACGGATCACGGGCTTTCTGGGACGCAACGGGGCGGGCAAGAGCTCTACGATCAAGATGCTGCTGGGCATGGTGCATCCGACGTCAGGCAGCGGAACGGTGCTGGGCTACAGGATCGATGATCGTCGCCAAAGCATCGAGATTCGCCGCCGCATCGCATACGTTGGCGAAGATAAGGGTCTATACGGCTACATGACGGTCGCCGAGCTTATCCGCTTTACCCGATCGTTCTACAGCGACTGGCAGGCCGACATTGAACGCAGACTGCTTGCGCAGTATCGGCTGCCGCCTGGCCGCAAGGTGAAGGCCCTGTCGAAGGGAATGCGCACGAAGCTTGCGTTGCTGCTGGCGCTTGCCAGGCGGCCTGCGCTGCTCATCCTCGATGAGCCTACTGAAGGCCTCGATCCGGTTTCAATTGAAGAGTTGCTGCAGACGCTGGCGACCGCACCTGCGAACGGCACGAGCGTCTTCTTCTCCTCGCACCAGTTGTCGGAAGTGGAACGCATCGCGGACGACATTCTGATGGTCGACCGCGGAAGCGTCGTGTTGGACATGTCGCTCGAGCAGATTCGTGAGAACTACCGTCGCATCTCCTTCGGCTTCTCGACGGCGGTCCCGCAGATCGAGCCGCTTCTTGGCGTAGAGAAGATGCGTTGCGAAGGCCGGCAGGTCACCATCGTTGCCAGCAGCAATGCAGAGGCAATCGCGCAGATGGGGCGCGAGCGCGGCGCCGTGGAGGTGAGCGTGCTGCCGCTGACCTTGCGCGAAATCTTCCTCGAGACAGTGCAGGAGCGAAACCGCGATGACCAGCAGCGGCACAGGGAGCGCGAAGATGCTCTGGTATAAATCGCTGCGTGAGATCCGCAACGTGACGCTTGTAGGGATGGCGGGTATGGCTGCAGCCTGCGTGCTGATCGTATGGAATGAGAAGACCATGCGTTGGCATGCCGATCCGCAGTTGAGCTACGTCGCCTACATCTGGAAGTCTGTGTACAACAGCATTGGCCGCGACCTCTTCGTGATCCTCGCGATCATTCTGGGGGCGGGCGGCCTGCTGCAGGAGAAGGCGCAGGGAACGTCGGGCTTTACGCTCAGCCTTCCAGTTAGCCGGGGCAGGATCGTTCTGACACGCGCCTTGATCGGCTACCTGGGTGTGCTTGCCATCGCCGCGGTGCCTGTGCTGGTTGTGCCGCTCGCCTCGCACTACGTGGGCGAGTTGTATCCGGTTGGGCAGAGCGCAGGTTTCTTCTTTCTGTGGGCAGGGTGCGGAGCTGTCTTTTACGGGCTGACGTTTCTGCTGGCGCACCGTATCGAGAGCGAGTACGTCTCGGTGTTGGTTGCGATTCCATCTCTCATGCTTTACGGTGCGATGCTGAATCTGCGGTGGCTCGAACGGCTGCGAATGTTAGATCTCTTTTCCCTGATGAATGGCGAAGACATGCCATTCTTCAATGAGGGCAGCCATCTTCTGGTGGGGCCGTTGCCGTGGATGGCACTAGGCATCATGCTGGCGATCGGTGCGGCTTTCGCTATTGCAGCGGCGCGGCGTATGCAGCCGCTGGATTTCTAGGAGGCGACCAATGCTCTTGTACAAGGCATGGCGAGAGAGTTCGATGCGATTTCTGATCAGTGCCGGTGTGATCACCTCTCTCTGCCTGATGTATGCGCTGTTGCACAAACAGTTCTATCCCGGCATAGCGCACGAGCATCCCGGGGTCCGCCACTATGTTCAGTACATCCACTGGACGGTCTTTGGCGGTGGCGTACGCGGCATGATGCAGCTGAGCTGCCTGCTGCTGGGGCTGGGTGGGCTGCAGCGCGACCGCAGGCAGAATACTCTCGGCTTCACGTTAGCTCTCCCCGTCAGCCGCTTTCGCCTTGTCGCCTCGCGAGCTGTGCTTGGGTTGCTGCAGGTGCTCGCGCTGGCGGCGATCCCAACCGTTCTTCTTCCGGCGGCTTCACATCTTGTAGGTCAGCAACTGCCCTTCGATTACGCAGTGCACTTCATCCCGCTGTGGTTTGCGGGCGGCTGCTTCACGTTCGCGATCTCGTTTCTGGCGTCGGTTCTGTTTACCAGCGAGTATGTCTCGCTCGCGGTTGCGTACGTAACGTACATCTTTTACCTGGCTGCGGTACGGCATCCTCTTTTGCGGCGCGTGCCGCTCCACGTGGCCGACTTTATGAGCGGCATGTTTCCCCACTATCTCGATCGCGGCACGATGCTCTGGAGTGGCTCCTACGCTCTGCTGCCGATTGCAGGTTTTCTTACCGCAGCAGCGGCGCTGGTTCTTCTGAGCAGCCTGGTTGTTCGCAGGCAGGACCTTTAGACCTGCACAGTTGAATCGGGTGATTTCATTGCGAGGCCGGCGCAGACGTGGTTGTGTTCGGACGTGGTGGGGAGGGTACGGCGCGCAGGCTGAAGCTCGCGATGGCGGGAGGATTCAAGTCCGGGCGCATCTGCAGGGTTCCGAGAACCTCGGTGGCCTCCGGGGTCTGATCACGGAGCCGGAAGACGAGCACGCCGGGCTGAACCTCTTTGGCTGACAGCAAATTGAAGCCGCCGGTCTGGCGGCGAAGCTCGATCTGTGCTGCCGTCGCCGAGGCAAGTGCGATATTAGGAAGGATGTTGGCGAGCGCGGGGTAGCTTGCCTGATTGAAGGCAGCAAGCCACGCATAGAGTAGGCGGCCTGCGGGAGAGTCGGGGATCAGGCCCACCTGGTCGCCAAAGCGTGGAAGGTGAACGATGACGAAGGGGTGAACGGGGCTGACGTGATCCCCCTTCTTTGCGGGTACGGGAGCATCGGCGGGATCGCCCAGAACGATGGTGTCGACCTGATTGGGGTCGTCCTTGTCGTCGTCCGGGGTGGCCCCTGCTGCGGCGCTGGAGGAACGGCCAGAGCTGTCGGAGGTGAGAGGCATACGGCCGGTGTGCTCCAGCGCATAGAGGACAAGCGCCATTGCAGCAGCAGCGAGGACGATGGCGAGGAGAATGGCTCCCGGCCGGAGCGGTTGGCGGCCAGTCAGGTAGAAGCGGGGAGCCGTGGGAGGGGGGACTCCGGTGGGGAGGGGCTGTTGCATAGGGTGATCCTCCAGCTGCTCCCCCTGCGACCTGAACGGGAAAGGTCGCCTGAGTTTGCCTCCACCGATAGTTTAGACGGGCTGCCAAAGCGTGACGTCAACCCTATCGGTGGGGCGAACCAGCTGAATGCCTTCCTTTAGAGACACCTCGATCGGCCATCGCAGCCGGAGACCCGTCCCGCCTGGGCTGAACGAAGTCAAACAGCCTGCCTTAAGCTGCCTGGACGGGATCTCCGATTTCGTCGCCACCAACCCCCTCTACGGTTTGGTAGCCAGCACCAGCGGAGAAGGTCCTGGTGCTTCCAGCAGCCGCATCTCCACGAACCCCGCCTCCTTCAGCCACCCGCTGATCTCCTCAAACGAGAAGGTATCGCCCTCGTCCGTATTGACCAGCATGTTAGCCGCAAACATCAGCGAGCCCACCGGTCCCGTCCTCTCCTTGTCCACCAGGAACTCTGCGATCGCAATAACGCCTCCGCTGGCCAGCGCATCGAAGGTCTTGCGCAGCAGCGCACGGCTCTTCGTCTCGCCCTCGCTGTGCAGGATGTGCCCCAGCGTAGCGACGTCATAACCCTTCCCGAAATCCGCCGAGTTCAGATCCCCCGCGATGAACGTAAACCGGTCTGCCAGCCCGAAACGCTTCACGCAACCGCGCGTCGCGGGCAGCACGCCCTCCCAGTCCACGTCGGTCACCGTGACATTCTTCGCGCTCTGAGCCAGTGCAATCCCCCACACGCCTGACCCCGCCGCAAGGTCCAGAACCCGCACCGGCCTCTCCCGCTTCTCCAACTCCAGATGTTTCGCCAGCACCGTCGCCGACGGATAGCTCATTGGAAAGATGTCCATTACAAAGTTCTGAAAGAACGCACTGCCATCACCCTC is a window of Edaphobacter sp. 12200R-103 DNA encoding:
- a CDS encoding NAD(P)/FAD-dependent oxidoreductase; the protein is MVAHRRAHAAHAVDSIEAEDSVQNVDVVVLGAGAAGLMCAIEAGRRRRSVLVLDHAERIGKKILISGGGRCNFTNLHCRAESFLSGNPHFAKSALARFTPSDIIALVEKHRIPYHEKTLGQLFCDRSAHDMVNMLERECRDTGVRIITSVKIERVQRAEDANNNHRFIIETSVGSFHAASVVVATGGLSIPKMGATGFGYLIAEQFGLGIVPCRPALVPLVLNPQDHERWCDLSGLSTEVVAAANGGKRPVWFREKMLITHRGLSGPAILQASSYWQPGQAIELDLAPEVNVLAPLFSSTSRRDRATALAALRGIFPARLAERWLTVFPPAGWSNAALERFERDLHAWRLVPAGTEGYTKAEVTAGGVDTAELDAKTMESRKVPGLYFIGEVVDVTGWLGGYNFQWAWASGASAGRAA
- a CDS encoding acetylserotonin O-methyltransferase; the protein is MSEVAVTPERIMQFAWGYVPTMVLESAIHHRVFDVLDEGPKTLQETAAATGASERGLRAIMNVLVGLKFLDRDGEQYRLTPESETFLVSTKPSFQGGLLKHTSGHLIPRWLKLNEIVGTGKPGSAVNQEGDGSAFFQNFVMDIFPMSYPSATVLAKHLELEKRERPVRVLDLAAGSGVWGIALAQSAKNVTVTDVDWEGVLPATRGCVKRFGLADRFTFIAGDLNSADFGKGYDVATLGHILHSEGETKSRALLRKTFDALASGGVIAIAEFLVDKERTGPVGSLMFAANMLVNTDEGDTFSFEEISGWLKEAGFVEMRLLEAPGPSPLVLATKP
- a CDS encoding ABC transporter ATP-binding protein; this encodes MIPERVIQTSELTKKYGSFCAVNQLNLSVRAERITGFLGRNGAGKSSTIKMLLGMVHPTSGSGTVLGYRIDDRRQSIEIRRRIAYVGEDKGLYGYMTVAELIRFTRSFYSDWQADIERRLLAQYRLPPGRKVKALSKGMRTKLALLLALARRPALLILDEPTEGLDPVSIEELLQTLATAPANGTSVFFSSHQLSEVERIADDILMVDRGSVVLDMSLEQIRENYRRISFGFSTAVPQIEPLLGVEKMRCEGRQVTIVASSNAEAIAQMGRERGAVEVSVLPLTLREIFLETVQERNRDDQQRHREREDALV
- a CDS encoding ABC transporter permease; its protein translation is MLWYKSLREIRNVTLVGMAGMAAACVLIVWNEKTMRWHADPQLSYVAYIWKSVYNSIGRDLFVILAIILGAGGLLQEKAQGTSGFTLSLPVSRGRIVLTRALIGYLGVLAIAAVPVLVVPLASHYVGELYPVGQSAGFFFLWAGCGAVFYGLTFLLAHRIESEYVSVLVAIPSLMLYGAMLNLRWLERLRMLDLFSLMNGEDMPFFNEGSHLLVGPLPWMALGIMLAIGAAFAIAAARRMQPLDF
- a CDS encoding class I SAM-dependent rRNA methyltransferase, producing MAKERRERAPQLQTGQPHGPAVVIARRAADRLRSGHLWVYRSDAEALIPRENEEEIAAGALVTVVDSRGIPLGTGLYSTSSQIAVRMVSAEAKLTRPAYLEQTRSRIAAALALREELSPFSKDNDSCRLIFAEADALPGIVADRYNDLVILQLLAQGTAQPDVREALTEALREHLGDAIATIVERPDPRIRELEELDAPATSPLWSTADAKLTTVFTINGVRFHYDASAGQKTGAFLDQRLNYAAAARHARGVALDICTYQGGFALHLAQSCERVTGVDVSLAALQVADRNLLLNPSLRAEVDWIEADAFELLREYEATGQHYDTIVLDPPAFAKSKRAVEGALRGYKEMNLRAMKMLRPGGTLVTCSCSHHVGREEFTVVIAAAAADARRRVQVLEVRGAALDHPEILTLPETAYLKCLICRVD
- a CDS encoding GntR family transcriptional regulator; the protein is MIFRVNPASGHPLYLQLMEQVRHAVETGVLQDGDVMPSIRTLAEELVISHNTVAKAYLELQHEGLLELRHGSGAYISAPRSAKARSIKLLEAQERVRGVVAELLEDGFAAEEIRRLFEAQLIHKTTARRS